TATCGTACGCAGTCTTTTCACCGGCCTTCGCGGGCATGGCGAAGATCAGCGAGAGCCGCTGATGCCGCAGAATGTCGATGGCCAGACACGAGGGGCAGACGCCGCAGGCGTCCCACTGTCCGCGCTCGCAGTTGAGCACACGCGCGAGTTCTATGCCCATCGCGTCCATACCCGCGCCGGGAGGTCCGTAGAAGAGCATCGCATGCGGCAGCCGTTGCGCTTCCCATAAACTCCGCAGCAGCGTCTTCACACGCGCCTGTCCCACGACTGTCGACCATGCCATTCCGTATCCCTCCTAAAACGCGTGGCCGATGCCGAGCAGCAGTATGCCCCTGGCAAGAAATTCGCGGCCGAAGACGCGGTCGGTAAACCAGGCGCGGGCGCCCGCGCGCGGATCGTAGGCCTTCATGCCGTAATCGACACGGATCGGTCCGAAAAACATGTTGTAGCGCAGCCCCAGGCCCAGCGCTCCGGCCACTTCGCTCAGCCGTATCGACGCGGGCTCACTCCACAGATTTCCGGCATCGGCAAAAAACACGAGCCAGATGTTTGCGGGTTCGATGAAGTACCACGGTTTTGTGCGCGGGAAAAGCTGCCAGCGGTATTCGAGACTCGCCTCGAGCAGCGCGTTCCCGCCGTAGGTGGCGAGTTCCTGTCCGCCCGCTGCCAGCGTGCGTGCACTCCAGCCGCGCACGCTCTGCGAGCCGCCCGCGTAGTAGCGGCGGTTGAAGGGCACCGGAATGTTGCGCTCGGCACTTTCGCCATAGCGGAAGATGGTGCCCAGCTTCAGCTTCGCGCCCAGCACGGCCGTGCCGTTGTGCGACAGGTCGGTGAAAATACGCGCCATGCCCTCGAGCTTGCGGTATTCGGCGGACTGATACCCCGCGAACAACGAGGGCACGAGCTGTTTGAAGAGTCCGGCCTCCTCCACCATGCCGCGCACGGCGAGTCCCGCGGTGGGATTGTAGAAGTCGTTTGTTGCGTCGCGCTCGAGTCCGAACGTGATGATCGAGTTGCGGTAATTGATGCCCGTGGTATCGAACGCCGCGAAGGGTGTGGAGACGAGCGACTGTCCGGTCGCGAGAATGTCGTACTTGCTCTGTTCGAGCGTCCAGTCGGCGCTTCCCTGCACGCGGTCGGTGAAACGCTGCCGCATGCCGAGTATGAATTGGAAGATGTTGCCGCCGTACAGCTCCGATTCGTAGGCGCGGATGTAGGCGATGCTGACGGAACCCGAGTTATCGTTGGAGAAGAGATAGGGCTGGTCGAAACGCAACTGCAGTATGCCCTGATACGAATCGATGGGATAGTCGACTTTGGAGAGGAAATTCGCGCGCGCCGT
This portion of the Ignavibacteriota bacterium genome encodes:
- a CDS encoding BamA/TamA family outer membrane protein, translating into MVLLYPAPRLLAQHPSFDDSLRIDEVLLEGDSAIENSETLLEQIDTHESPGAIATFLWSIIENMPFAAEPVYFDYEVMRQDAERLAAYLKRNGWISATTRGSYVKADDGESVTVTFRIAAGARSYIDSVDYRNLRGLPRELDSLVREGRDRFLMRGAPFSEDNVQAEIDRVLKHLGENGYPVASCDSVTVERLKSSNNTLVRLWFAHGRQLRVGTITRTIKNSDELNLARKIIDDRLEVHTGEVYSTTKRERSELNLNRLGIFTSVQIQASYPPKHDTVQETVPLDVQLTPKQRHELAPAVLVNSFFNRFNAGAEVSYLVRNIFGGAQTMTARANFLSKVDYPIDSYQGILQLRFDQPYLFSNDNSGSVSIAYIRAYESELYGGNIFQFILGMRQRFTDRVQGSADWTLEQSKYDILATGQSLVSTPFAAFDTTGINYRNSIITFGLERDATNDFYNPTAGLAVRGMVEEAGLFKQLVPSLFAGYQSAEYRKLEGMARIFTDLSHNGTAVLGAKLKLGTIFRYGESAERNIPVPFNRRYYAGGSQSVRGWSARTLAAGGQELATYGGNALLEASLEYRWQLFPRTKPWYFIEPANIWLVFFADAGNLWSEPASIRLSEVAGALGLGLRYNMFFGPIRVDYGMKAYDPRAGARAWFTDRVFGREFLARGILLLGIGHAF